The sequence GTTTTCTAATTTTGATGACACACCGCTTCAGGCTACGGAACAACGAAATTTGGATCTGTTAATGGATATCCCTTTACAAGTAACGGTGGAACTAGGCAGAACCAAACGAACAGTGAAAGAAATACTTGAACTATCTTCAGGTTCTATCGTCGAATTAGATAAATTGGCAGGAGAACCGGTAGATATTTTAGTTAACCAGAAATTGATTGCCAAAGGCGAAGTAGTTGTCATAGATGAAAACTTTGGTGTGCGTGTGACAGATATTGTAAGCAAGAAAGATAGACTAAAACAACTAAAATAGACAAATGGAAGGATGAACATAATGGCTCACTCAGTATTAATAGTAGATGATGCAGCATTTATGCGAATGATGATTAAAGATATATTAACGAAAAACGGTTATGACGTAGTAGGAGAAGCACAGGATGGCCAAGAAGCTGTAGAGAAATATAAAGAATTAAAGCCAAATCTGGTCACGATGGACATTACGATGCCAGAAATGGATGGTATTGCAGCGCTTAAAGAAATTAGAGCCAGTGACGAAGATGCAAAAATTATTATGTGTTCCGCTATGGGACAGCAAGCAATGGTTATTGATGCTATTCAGGCTGGAGCGAAAGACTTTATCGTTAAACCATTTCAGGCTGATCGAGTAATCGAAGCAATTTCTAAAGTGCTAGGTTAATGGGGTGATTGGCATTAACCTTAAATGGCTCGTTAGCATCTTTTGTATATGCATCTTTTTTAGTAGTTTACCGGTATCAATAGAGGCAGATACGATGGTGGATGACTTGTTTGAACAACAGGGAGATCAATCGCAAGAACAGCAAGATAACAGCAGTGAAAAAGCACAAGAGAGTGGAAGTTCTGAAGTAGAGGCGCCGAGCTTATTTGGAAGTTTTGTACAGTTGCTGTTAGCTTTAGCGCTTGTAGTTGGACTAATCATCTTTATCTCAAAATTTATCCAGAAGAAAAAAGGATTTCTAAAGAAACATAATGTAATTGAAAATTATGGTGGAATTACAGTAGGAGCCAATAAATCGATCCAAACGGTAAAAATAGGCAATCGTTATTATGTGATAGGGGTAGCAGATAATATCGAGCTGTTGATGGAAATTACCGATGATGCCACGATTGCACAACTAGAAACACAGCAAGACGAGATGACAGATTCTTTAAAAAGCATGGCATTAAAGTGGAGAAACAAATCACCAGAAGCAAAGAAGGAAACGTCAACGGATCAAACCTTTTCTTCTATGTTTCATAAGGAGCTAAACACGATGAAAGAAGGCAGACAGAAATTATTGCACAAACTTAAAGAAGGAAAAAAGAATAATGACGATTCAGCTGATTGATGTTTTTTCTGGTGCGGATTCCGAAAGTATTTCGACTTCCGTACGATTATTATTGCTGTTAACAGTTCTGTCTTTAGCTCCGAGTATTTTAATTTTAATGACCTGTTTCACCAGAATTTTAATCGTACTTTCTTTCGTGCGGACATCACTGGCCACCCAGCAGATGCCTCCTAACCAAGTGTTGATCGGCCTTGCGTTGTTTATGTCGTTTTTTATTATGGCACCGACGTTCCAAGAAGTAAACGAGGAAGCATTGCAGCCACTATTTGAAGAAGAAATAACATTGGAAGAGGCATACACTACAGCTAGTGTGCCATTTAAAGAGTTTATGGCAAAGTACACTAGAGAGAAGGACTTAGCGTTGTTTATGAATTATGCGGAAATCGAAAGACCGGAATCGATTGAGGACATTCCATTAACATCGTTGGTACCTGCATTTGCGATCAGTGAACTGAAAACTGCTTTTCAAATGGGATTTATGATATTTGTCCCTTTCCTGGTGATCGATATGGCCGTTGCCAGTGTTTTGATGTCGATGGGGATGATGATGTTACCTCCCGTGATGATATCTTTACCATTTAAAATATTATTGTTTGTACTGGTGGATGGATGGTACTTGATCACACATGCATTATTGGATGGCTATATTCCATCCTAGGAGAGAGGAGAAAGGCTTAATGAGCGGAGAATTTGTCATTTCACTGGCGAAACAGGGGATTTATACGATTCTAATGGTAACAGGACCACTGCTGATATTGGCCCTTGTTGTTGGGCTGCTTGTAAGTATATTCCAGGCAACCACGCAAATTCAGGAACAAACCTTGGCTTTTATCCCTAAGATTGTTGCTGTATTGCTTGGGATTCTGGTTTTTGGTCCATGGATGCTAGCTACGATGGTCGAGTATACAGCAAATTTATTTCAAAATATCAATCAATTTATAGGATAAGTTATGTTTGAATTAATAGATATTAATCGTTTTCCGGCATTTATTTTAATTTTAGTAAGAGTTTTGACGTTTCTATCAACAATTCCGATTTTTTCGTACCGGAATATACCGACACAGTTCAAAATTGGAATCGGCTTTTTTATTGCCTGGATGATGTTTTATACATTGGACATTCCTGACTTAAGCTTTGATGGGGTTTTTTTGCTGTTGGTGATGAAAGAAGCAATTGTTGGATTGCTGATGGGATTATTGGCATATATCATTATGTCGGCGATTCAGATAGCGGGTGGATTTATCGATTTCCAAATGGGATTTGCTATCGCCAATGTCGTTGATCCGCAAACTGGTGCACAAAGCCCGCTAATTGGTCAATATTTCTATACAATCGCGATATTATTTTTGTTGACTGTGAATGGACATCATTTACTATTAAATGGCCTCATGTACAGCTATGAAGAGTTACCACTGGATCAGATGATGCAGTTCGGCAATATTGAATTGATTTTACAGACGTTTAGTAAAATGTTTCTTATGGCCTTTCAATTAGCGTTGCCGATAGTAGGCTGTCTGTTTTTAGTAGATGTTGCGCTCGGGATCATTGCGAGAACCGTACCACAGTTAAATGTGTTTGTTGTCGGCCTGCCACTGAAAATACTCGTGTCCTTTGCAGCACTGTTCGTTTTTATCCCTTTCTATATTGCAATTTGTAAACAATTATTTCAGTTTACATTACAAACCATGCAAAGTCTTATACAGATGTTCGGAGGTGCTTAATTAATGAAATTACGGTTGGATCTGCAATATTTCGCCGGTGAAAAAACAGAAAAAGCGACTCCGAAAAAAAGGCAGGATGCAAGAAAAAAAGGGCAGGTGGCAAAGAGTCAAGATGTGAATACTGCCATTTTACTCTTTTTTGTATTCATTATTCTATTTGTTACAGGAAGCAGTCTTAAAGAATCAATGACTGGTATGTATGAGAAATTCTTTAACGAATACATTCATCATGAAGTCACAGAGGTGGAAGTATTCAGTATGCTGCAAGATGTATTAATGGAAATCAGTCTGGCAATTGCGCCCATTATGCTAATTGCAATAGTGGCTGGCTTAGCATCGAATTTTTTGCAATTTGGCTTTTTGTTTACAACAGAACCATTGAAAATGAAATTAAATAAAATTGATCCGATTCAAGGTGCAAAACGGATTTTTTCAGCCAGGGCGTTAGTTGAATTGGTTAAATCACTATTGAAAATTGTAGTGGTCGGTGTCATTACCTTTTCGATCATTTGGATGAATCGTGACGAAATGATGATGCTTGCGGATAAAGAAATTAATAATTCGTTAGTGTTTTTTGGTGAAATGACGATTGAAATGGGGATCGCAGCGGCAATAGGCCTTCTGATCATTTCGGTCATTGATTATGCTTATCAGAGATATGACTTTGAAAAACAAAACAAAATGTCCAAAAACGATATCAAAGATGAGTACAAAAACATCGAAGGGGATCCTCTCATTAAATCGAAAATGAAAGAAAGGCAGCGTCAGATGGCGATGCAGAGAATGATGAGCGAAGTGCCGAATGCAGACGTTGTGATTACGAACCCAACCCATTATGCGATTGTTATTAAGTATGATGAGGCAAAAGCAGATGCTCCATATGTTGTTGCGAAAGGAGTCGATTTCGTCGCCCAACGAATCAAAGATATCGCGCGGCATCATGATGTAGTCACAGTAGAAAATCGACCTTTAGCAAGAGCATTATATGATCAAGTCGAGATCGGTGAAATAATCGG is a genomic window of Gracilibacillus salinarum containing:
- a CDS encoding response regulator, translating into MAHSVLIVDDAAFMRMMIKDILTKNGYDVVGEAQDGQEAVEKYKELKPNLVTMDITMPEMDGIAALKEIRASDEDAKIIMCSAMGQQAMVIDAIQAGAKDFIVKPFQADRVIEAISKVLG
- the fliR gene encoding flagellar biosynthetic protein FliR, which gives rise to MFELIDINRFPAFILILVRVLTFLSTIPIFSYRNIPTQFKIGIGFFIAWMMFYTLDIPDLSFDGVFLLLVMKEAIVGLLMGLLAYIIMSAIQIAGGFIDFQMGFAIANVVDPQTGAQSPLIGQYFYTIAILFLLTVNGHHLLLNGLMYSYEELPLDQMMQFGNIELILQTFSKMFLMAFQLALPIVGCLFLVDVALGIIARTVPQLNVFVVGLPLKILVSFAALFVFIPFYIAICKQLFQFTLQTMQSLIQMFGGA
- the fliP gene encoding flagellar type III secretion system pore protein FliP (The bacterial flagellar biogenesis protein FliP forms a type III secretion system (T3SS)-type pore required for flagellar assembly.), whose amino-acid sequence is MTIQLIDVFSGADSESISTSVRLLLLLTVLSLAPSILILMTCFTRILIVLSFVRTSLATQQMPPNQVLIGLALFMSFFIMAPTFQEVNEEALQPLFEEEITLEEAYTTASVPFKEFMAKYTREKDLALFMNYAEIERPESIEDIPLTSLVPAFAISELKTAFQMGFMIFVPFLVIDMAVASVLMSMGMMMLPPVMISLPFKILLFVLVDGWYLITHALLDGYIPS
- the fliQ gene encoding flagellar biosynthesis protein FliQ, with product MSGEFVISLAKQGIYTILMVTGPLLILALVVGLLVSIFQATTQIQEQTLAFIPKIVAVLLGILVFGPWMLATMVEYTANLFQNINQFIG
- a CDS encoding flagellar biosynthetic protein FliO — its product is MVDDLFEQQGDQSQEQQDNSSEKAQESGSSEVEAPSLFGSFVQLLLALALVVGLIIFISKFIQKKKGFLKKHNVIENYGGITVGANKSIQTVKIGNRYYVIGVADNIELLMEITDDATIAQLETQQDEMTDSLKSMALKWRNKSPEAKKETSTDQTFSSMFHKELNTMKEGRQKLLHKLKEGKKNNDDSAD
- the flhB gene encoding flagellar biosynthesis protein FlhB, with the protein product MKLRLDLQYFAGEKTEKATPKKRQDARKKGQVAKSQDVNTAILLFFVFIILFVTGSSLKESMTGMYEKFFNEYIHHEVTEVEVFSMLQDVLMEISLAIAPIMLIAIVAGLASNFLQFGFLFTTEPLKMKLNKIDPIQGAKRIFSARALVELVKSLLKIVVVGVITFSIIWMNRDEMMMLADKEINNSLVFFGEMTIEMGIAAAIGLLIISVIDYAYQRYDFEKQNKMSKNDIKDEYKNIEGDPLIKSKMKERQRQMAMQRMMSEVPNADVVITNPTHYAIVIKYDEAKADAPYVVAKGVDFVAQRIKDIARHHDVVTVENRPLARALYDQVEIGEIIGEEFFQAVAEILAYVYRIQKKV